One segment of Peromyscus leucopus breed LL Stock chromosome 5, UCI_PerLeu_2.1, whole genome shotgun sequence DNA contains the following:
- the LOC114700336 gene encoding vomeronasal type-1 receptor 3-like, whose amino-acid sequence MQNFLPTKLEMVLNISEITIFLLITGLGTMVNISVFVNHIGAFVGSGKKSIHLILMHLAFTNIIMLFSKSIPTTIAALGLRHFLGDVGCHIIVYLERMARGLSICTSSLLTVVQAIIMSPRDSWWGRLRLRSTWYMLLSLIFFWILNSLISMNLLHSIRNRVTNTLQLSNNSLYCFFKKESQKINSMFLLLMVLRDAVFQGAMGGASGYMVSLLHKHHQHVLYLQKARLLYRTPPELRAAQSVLLLMLCFLPFYWADCAVSLYLSFSLKNDSFTMHFQEFLTLGYAVLSPFILIHREGHLAECWHDQ is encoded by the coding sequence ATGCAAAATTTTCTTCCTACAAAGTTAGAAATGGTTTTGAATATTAGTGAAATAACAATATTCCTTCTTATAACTGGACTTGGCACTATGGTGAATATTTCTGTCTTTGTGAATCACATAGGTGcttttgtgggttctggaaagAAATCTATACACCTTATTCTCATGCACTTGGCCTTTACAAATATTATAATGCTTTTCTCCAAGAGCATACCAACGACAATTGCAGCTTTAGGTCTGAGACACTTCCTAGGTGATGTGGGCTGTCACATTATTGTTTATCTAGAAAGGATGGCCCGAGGCCTCTCCATCTGCACCAGCAGTCTCCTCACGGTGGTCCAGGCCATCATCATGAGCCCCAGAGACTCCTGGTGGGGGAGGCTCAGACTGAGGTCCACATGGTATATGCTTCTCTCCCTGATCTTCTTTTGGATTCTCAATTCCTTGATCAGCATGAACCTCCTCCACTCCATCAGAAACAGAGTCACAAATACATTACAACTGAGTAACAATAGTTTATActgttttttcaaaaaagaaagtcagaaaataaaCAGCATGTTTCTCCTTCTTATGGTCCTGAGAGATGCAGTGTTTCAGGGAGCCATGGGAGGGGCCAGTGGCTACATGGTATCTCTTCTCCACAAGCACCACCAGCATGTCCTCTACCTTCAGAAGGCCAGGCTTCTCTACAGAACTCCCCCTGAGCTGAGAGCTGCCCAGAGTGTCCTCCTTCTAATgctctgttttcttcccttctaTTGGGCAGATTGTGCTGTCTCTTTGTATTTATCATTCTCTTTGAAGAATGACTCCTTCACAATGCATTTTCAAGAATTTCTGACCCTTGGTTATGCAGTTCTCAGCCCGTTTATTCTGATTCACAGGGAAGGACACCTGGCTGAATGTTGGCATGATCAGTAA